Part of the Enterobacter pseudoroggenkampii genome, GTAGGCCATTGAGCCGACCAGGTTAAAGGAGTAGCCGATGGGCAGGACAAAGCTGGCAATCCTGGAGGAGACGCCGAATTTTTCCAGTTTGTTCAGCGTGCCCGGGAAAGCCGCTTCTGAACTTGAGGTCGTAAAGGCCAGCAGCGCAGGTTCGAGAATCGCTTTAGTCAGACGACTGATGCACGGACCGACAATCATCGTGGACAGGCCAATCAGAATCGCCCACAGCAGGCCGAGCGTCATGTAGAACTCACCCATGAAAATACCGGCGCTGACCATCACGCCCAGACCGCGTTCGGCAATCAGTCCGGAGATCGCGGCAAATACGGTCAGCGGGGCAAACAGCATGACGTAACCCGTCAGCTTCAGCATCACATGCACCAGAGAGTCGAGCACCTTAATGATGGGGTCGGCTTTCTCACCAATGGCTGCCAGGCTGCAGCCGAGGAAAATCGAGAACACCACGATTTGCAGAATCTCGTTGCGGGCCATCGCATCAACGATGCTGGTCGGTACCGCGTGAGAGATAAACACTTTCAGCGTGAACGGCTCGGACTGAACGGCCGCAACGGCCCCGGCGTCATGGGGAACAAAGTTAATGCCTGCGCCAGGCTGGAAGATGTTGACGATAACCAGCCCCAGGGCGATGGACAGCAGCGAGGCGCAAATAAAGAGGAAAAAGGTTTTGGAGAATATACGGCCAAGCGTTTTAGCATCACCCATTTTGGCTATACCGACCACCAGGGTGGAAATGACCAGCGGGGCAATAATCATTTTCACCATGCGTAAGAATATGGTGGTGAAAATAGAGATATCCTGTGCGTACGTTTTTGCTGTATCTGCTGATGCCATATTATTAATGACCACCCCGGCAATCATGCCGAGTATCAAACCTAATATGATCATTTTCGTTAAGCTTATTTTTTTCATGTTTACTCCATCGGATAAAGGTTGGTTAATGTGTAGGGTCGCGTGCGCCTGAGCCCTGATGAACCGCTCAGACGCACGTTTGTTGTGACCAACCGCATGAATTATCTGGAATACAGTGATACAGCAAATATCTATATCCCAATGGACGCTGTTGTATTTGTAGTGTTACAGATCAAACTCGATACTTAATAACGGTGCATGCTGCTGGGCACCATAGACATCATTGTCACCGACGTTGCCGGAGATAATATCGCGAGGCATGACGATTTTGACCGCATTGGCCGGATCGAACCAGATAATGCGATGAATAAAGTCAGGCTTGACGTTATATAAACGGGCAATAAGCTGCGGCGTTAATTGCTCCGAGGCTTTTACCCGCTGATAGTCTTCACGCGTTTTAAATAAAATATCCAGAACCAGCTCATACGGTCCGGCGTTTTTAGAACGAATGACCTGCGCCAGTGAGCAAATACCCTGTTTCATAGCTGAACTCCTTCTGGCGTGACCTGCTCGAGGTGGAAATCAAAACGCAGCGCGTCGCTCGCTTCGATCAGGTGGTAGATTGAGAACTCATACACCGGGCCGCTCTGAATGTCGGAAGGGGAGAAAGGGAACGCGAGGTTGCCCGCTGTTGCGATCCGGTTTTCATAGCCGTAGTGCAGCAGGGTAGAGCGCACCAGCGAACAGACGCTGTTGGCGATATCCTGGGTGGGGGCCACTACGTCCAGCAAAATACCCAGTTCGTGCCCGGCGGACTGCATCGGCTCATGGTTGCCCATCACGCCATTCTTTCCGTACAGGTGGAACGTCATGCGGATGCTGTCGTCATTCAGCGAGAGGTTGCGCTTCACGCTGACCTGCACTTCTTCTAGGATATTATCGATCCCGGCAATCATGATCGGGTCGCGCGTACCGGCAATGGTCAGGCAGCGGAAGCCGACCCGGCGGGCGCCTTCCAGCTTCAGCGCGTACGGCGTTTCTTCGTGGCGGGAACCGCTGACGTACACTTCGCCCTCGTTGACCGCTTTGAAGCTGCACCCTTTCAGGTTCAGAACGCCGCCCGGCCCCGGCAGGAAGTACGGGTCAGATTTCTCGTACAGGGTGTGCGCCGCCGCCGACGTTTCGGTGAATTTACGCTTCGGATTAAACGTTTTCAGCGTAAAGCCGTTATCGTCAATGATGCCCATCGCGCAGTCGGAGCCGGACCCCGGCGTAGCGGCAATCGCCGCGCACTCGAGGATCTTACCGCAGTGCAGCGCCAGACCTTCATCGAAGCCCTGCATGATGGGCAGCGCGGCAAAGCAGGCCGGATCGTACGCCCGTCCGCCCAGCACCACCTGCGCCCCGGCCGCCAGCGCCCGCTGGAAAGGCTCGATACCCATCTGCGCCACGATATAGGTGCTCTCTTCGATAGCCTCGTGGGTCAGTTCCGGGACGAAATCCAGGGCGGTGATTTTCCCGTCATCCAGCGCCTGATGCACGGTGGCTTTATCGACATCCGACGGGATCAGCGCCATGGAGAATGAGAGTTTCTCTTCCTGAGCAATCTCAAGGATTATCTGGCGGCACCACTCCAGATGAGGCGCGGCGCCGGACCCACCGGCGGTACCGATCACCACCGGAATGTTGTGCTTAACGCCAGCCACGATCATATAGCGTAGATCGCGTTTTACCCCCGCCCGGTCGGTGAAAGGCTTACCTGCCCCCAGGTAGTGGGGGCCAGGGTCGGAAGAGCCTGCGTCGACCGCAATAAGATCCGGCGACGCTTCCATGGCCTTCCGAAAGCTCTCTTCCGGGAAGCCATAGCCCAGGATAGCCGTTGGCGATAAGATCTTAAATGTACGTGCCATCTTTTAATCCTTAGTCTGCAACAGTGCGATGGTGCGGTTCATTTCGTTAAACACGATGTTAAGACCTTCATCGAAGCCCATGCCCGGTTTGATCAGCATGCGCATCGGGCGAGCGGCGAGGGCCACGTGCACGCAGGTGCGGGCGCTGATTTCCGTTTCGTTACAGGTACCGCCCTGATAGGCTTCCATGCCGTGCTTGTTGCAATACAGCACCGCATCAACGATGTTGTGAATACCGCCCAGGTCCGGGGTTTTAATCTGCACCATGTGGCAGCTGCCCGCATCGGTGAAGTCCACAATGTCCTGATAGGTGTTACACCACTCATCGGCAACGATTTTCACGCCGGAACCCAGACGCATCAGCTCGTGGGTGATGGCGGTCAGCAGGCGGATCTGATCCGGCTTGTTACCCGCATCCACCGGCCCTTCAATGTACAGCGGCAGGCCCTGGGCTTCTTTTTCGAGGCTGGCGATATAGGCGGCGCAACGTACCGGATCCATATCGAAAATCAGACCGATGGTGCCGTACACGTCAATGTGCAGCGTCGGGCGATAGCGCGGGCTGGTGCGCAGGCTCAGGATGCGGTCGGATAACCAGCGCACATACTCCCGCAGTTTTTCCCCTTTCAGGCCCAGCTTCTCTTCCACGTTGTTGATAAGCGCATGTGGCAGTACGTCAACGCCTTTGAGGATCATCTTGTCGACGGCGATATAGCGGTCGTCGCCGCTCTGACCAAATAACGGAATGGCCTCCGGAACGCACGGCAGCTGCCATTCATCACACACGACTTCCGTTTTCAGGCGGCCGGTCGCCAGTGCCGCCGCGTCGAGCAGCGCCTGCGACAGACCATAGCGTACGGCGGTATGCAGCAGATGGCCGTCTATACGCAGTTCGTCAAAGAAACGGGCATTCGTCAGGAACCGGTCAACGTCACGGCCTTCCAGCAGCGGCTTGATGTGATCGTTGAGGAACGGAATGAAGTGTTCAGCCAGGAACAGCGGATCACGACCGCCTGCCCCTGAATATTGCACCGCTGCACAATCGCCCACCGCCACCGCGCCGTTTTCCAGAATCAGCTGTACGGATACGCATTCACCCGCCTGACGAACGGACGTAAATCCAGGCGTTACCGGATTGCCGGTATAGATAAACCCGTCATGACCGGCGCCGTTTTTGATGGCCTGCTGATCGTCGAAATAGAACGAGGAGTAGCCTGCGGTGAAAAGGGCCTGCTTAATTTTCATTATGGTCTTCCTATTAATTTACTGTGGGATACCGCGTTGATGTCATCAACAACCATCTGGAATGAGGGCTTACGGCCTTCAAAACGCGCGCGCTCGGCGACGTAATCGTGATGCAGGGCGAGGATATCTTTCGGCAGCGGAACCGCACCGGCTTCCAGCACGCGAATGGCACCGGCGTTATCACGCACCGGCAGAATTTTGCCTGCGTTGCAGGAGGCAGGGGCGAACGGTACGTCCAGCACGCCCGCTTCAAACGCCAGCACCGTCCCGCGCGCGACATCGCCGTTGCCCAGTTCGAAGACTTTCTTCAGCACGGCGCGGACTTCGCTCTTAATGAGCTCGACTTCCTGCTCGACGGCGGCGCACGGCGGGAACTTCTGATCGCTGACCATGTTGAGCATCTGACGCGAGGCCTTCAGCCCCTGGGCATTTGCGGCGGCGGTCGGAATGCCGAACGCTTCGTGCGGGCTCTTGGTGATCACTTTGGTCGCCCCGGACATACCGGCAACCGCTGCGCCCCAGGAGATAATGGCAAACGCTTTCGACTCATCTTCCGGGAAGCCGCCCATCCACTGGTGGAAGACGGTACTCAGCTCGTAATCGTCAAAACCGTGGTTATGGAAATATTCGTGGGACAGCTCGCGCAGAGCCTGAATCGCGGCGATATCCTGCGTCAGGCTACCGACCTGGCCGTAGCCGACGGTAATTGACTTCACGCCCTGTTCCAGCGCCAGCAGACCTTCGATAATCGCCACCGAGTGGGACACAAACGGCGGGATCAGGGTGCCGGTCAGCGGACCAAACGGTTCACGGTTAATGCGAATGCCGTTCTCCTCGTACAGGCCCATCAGACGGTCGCAGTACTGCCAGTCGCGGATAGATTTTTCCAGAGTGACGCGCTTGGCGTACGGAATGTTGTAGGAGATACCGCCGCCTTCATAGCTGGTAAAGCCGCTGGCCATCGCGATCTCCGCCAGCAGGCGCGCATCCGGCGTGCCGTGACGTACCTGAATCGGTTTCTCCAGCGCTTCAGTCATGCGGCGGCAGGCGGCGACGCCGTGGTTGACGACCGGTAAGCCGTTAAGTTTGGAGGTGCCCGCTTCGATGGATTTTTGGATCCCTACCGCCGCCTCTTCATAGCGATTCAGACGGGTGTAGGCATCGATGGTGCTGGGCAGCAAATCGCAATCTTCCTGCAGCGTTTTGAGCAGGGCGATATGTTCATCCATCAGCGCTACGCCTGCGCGCGGCTGGCTCAGGGTTTTACCTTCCTGGTCCGCCTTCAGTAGGGCGTGAGAAAAGCGTTTTTGCTCAGGAATGGTTTGCTGGTACTTCACGCCATCTTCGAAGTTCTCAACGTCCTTGCCGGTTTGCCAGGTCTGTAAGACCTGTTGCCGCTCAGTCATGAATTCGTCATGGGTTAGCTTTTTATTTCGAAGTTCCATTCGTTGCTGCCTTAGGTTTTATAGGGTTAAACATTGAATACTGGTGCGAGCCGCCGCCTGCGGGTCCAGCCTGGCGACGTTCGCCAGCAGAGGAAGCAGACCTTTTGCATCGCGGTAATAGTCAAACTGCCCGGGTAAAAGAACGCGTCTGCTGCCGTCGTCCAGCTCGCGGTACTTCAGCCAGCGGTGAATATCGAACTGGCTGGCACGGGAGAGCCATCCCCCGGAACCCACCACTTTGCGCACGGTGGTCAGATCGCGCCCCATCTGCAAATCGACGTTGCCTACGCAGGTACAGACCTGTTTTTTGGTGCCGGCATGGCGCTCGCTGGCGTACCCCACGCACAGCCCGGCCAGCAGCGTGTCGAAATGCTTTTCTTCTTCGGTAGCAGGGAGGTAGTCCGGATGCGCGACCAGATGGCGCAGATAGCCATAGAACGCTTCCCTGCGCTGAGGCTGGTGGGTGAACACCGCGTTCACCAGTTCCTGCGTACTTTCGCCAACCACCACCGCCGAGACGCGCATGCCGAGGTCGCCCTCTACGGTGCGTTTCACAAACGGCTCAGGCACGCCGTGCAGGACGGTATCCGGGGAGAGCATGTTGGCGCTGGCGGAATAGACGTCGGTGGTGGCTCCGCCCATGTCGATCAGCATGAATTCTTTCCACGCGCTGTCGACATCACTGATCGCTTTCACCAGCTCGTAGACGGTCCACGGCGTAGGCATCGGCTCTTCGCCGGTTTCCCCGACGATAACGTCCAGCCCTTTCCCCTTCACGATGCGGGAGAGAAAGACATCGCAGATAGCCTTGCGGGCGGCATACGGATTCGGGTGATCGAGGTCAGGCAAAACGTTGTCGACCACGATCAGATCTTTGTGGCCAAGAATGGCCTGCACGTCGTCCTGAATATCGCGATTTCCGGCGTAAATAATGGCGCAGTCCAGCGTTGACGCAGCCAGCGCGCGGGCATTGGCCAGTCCGTAGCTCTCTTCGCCGCCGTCCGTACCGCCCGTGAACAGCAGAATGTCCGGCGGGGAGTCCTCCAGCGCCTGGATATCGTGACGGTTCAGTTTGTACGAGTAGTACTGGGCGATTTTGGCACCCGCTGAATGGGCGGTGACTTTGGCTGATTCCAGGGTTATTGACGGCACCAGACCCATTGCGGCAACGGCGAGCCCGCCTTTTGCCGACGACGAGTATTTCAGCGTAACGTCCCCGCTGTTCAGCAACGGTCGCGCATCGGCAACGTTTAGCACCTGGTTCAGGCTGGTAAAGAAACCCTCCGCCAGATGGTGGGTCGTCGTCGGGGTCAGAACGTGGTTGACCAACGTTAGCGCATCACCCTCCGGCGTGAAGAGCGCGGCTTTGGTCCACGTCGAACCAATGTCGACTGAGACGATTTGCATCAGAAGCCCTCTTCAAGACAGAGCTCTTCAACGCGCTGACGCTGCTGTATATCGTTCGCCATCAGCTGACAGACGTCTTCCAGGTCGTGGCTCGGAGCGAACACGCGGTTGAAACCCATCTCTTTGAATTTGGCTTCGACATCGGCGAAATCGTGCTTACCCACGACCAGGTTACCGCCAACAAAAAGCAGAATGTCGCCGATACCGCGTTCGATGCAGCGCTCGCGCAGCCCCAGGCAGTCGATGTCGCCATGGCCGTAGATGGATGAAACGACAATAGCATCAGCACCCGTTTCGATGGCCGCATCAATATATTCATCCTGGCTCACCATCACACCAAGATTGATGACGTGAAAATCATGGGAAGTAAAAACACGATCCAGAACTTTATTGCCTACCGCATGGCAGTCAGCACCAATGACGCCAATAACAAGTGTTGATTTCTTCATGGGTAATCCTCTGTAGGGCTGATAGTGAAAATAAAATGGGTATTAAAAACGGTTAATGTACATTGGGTCTGTTAATGGTTTTGGAGTGTGTTTTGAAGACGAAAGGGATGCAATTGATCTATTTTCAAAAAATCCTTCCAAAAATGATGATGGTAATGGTGTTGCATTGAAAAATGTTTTATATCAGTTACTTGTGTGCGCTTTATTTTAGGGTTGATATTTGTCTGTAAACGTCGCTGACAAAACCATTTTAATATTTGTGATCGCGCGCCTGTTTTATTGCTGAAGGCGATTTATATGTTTTTTTAAGCATGATGACCAAAGCAATAATGTCGTAATGGCAGAGGGAAGGCGGTATTCACTGTTTTATTGATATTGGTCATAAACGCCATTCGTAAAATTAAGAAAGAGTGATAAATACATCAAATTTTTGACGTGTGGAGGGGATGTATAATTCAGCACTAATTTTAATTACCCGCTTTCTTGCGTCTTTAAATATTTAATCTGAGGATATAACGATGAGTAAAGGGAAGGTTTGGCTTGTAGGGGCAGGGCCTGGCGATGCATCTTTGATTACGGTAAAAGGTTTGCACTGTATCCGCCATGCGGAGGTGATTGTTCACGATCGCCTGGTAAACCCTGAACTTCTGGCTCAGGCTCCGGCAGGCTGTCTGATTATTGATGTCGGTAAAACCCCAAGCCATCATCCGGTGCCTCAGGAACAAATCAATGCCCTGCTGGTCAAGCATGCCGGGGAAGGGCGCCAGGTGGTGCGCCTGAAAGGCGGGGACCCCTACGTTTTTGGCCGCGGGGGCGAAGAGGCCGAGCAGCTGGCGAAAGCCGGCCTGACGTTCGAAATTGTGCCGGGGATCAGTTCCGCGATTGGCGGACTGGCCTATGCCGGGATCCCGGTCACGCACCGT contains:
- a CDS encoding dicarboxylate/amino acid:cation symporter; translated protein: MKKISLTKMIILGLILGMIAGVVINNMASADTAKTYAQDISIFTTIFLRMVKMIIAPLVISTLVVGIAKMGDAKTLGRIFSKTFFLFICASLLSIALGLVIVNIFQPGAGINFVPHDAGAVAAVQSEPFTLKVFISHAVPTSIVDAMARNEILQIVVFSIFLGCSLAAIGEKADPIIKVLDSLVHVMLKLTGYVMLFAPLTVFAAISGLIAERGLGVMVSAGIFMGEFYMTLGLLWAILIGLSTMIVGPCISRLTKAILEPALLAFTTSSSEAAFPGTLNKLEKFGVSSRIASFVLPIGYSFNLVGSMAYCSFATVFIAQACNIELSIGEQITMLLILMLTSKGMAGVPRASMVVIAATLNQFNIPEAGLILLMGVDPFLDMGRSATNVMSNAMGAAIVGRWEGEHFGAGCRGKVPAKESTASETEIAMY
- a CDS encoding DUF4387 domain-containing protein translates to MKQGICSLAQVIRSKNAGPYELVLDILFKTREDYQRVKASEQLTPQLIARLYNVKPDFIHRIIWFDPANAVKIVMPRDIISGNVGDNDVYGAQQHAPLLSIEFDL
- a CDS encoding acyclic terpene utilization AtuA family protein encodes the protein MARTFKILSPTAILGYGFPEESFRKAMEASPDLIAVDAGSSDPGPHYLGAGKPFTDRAGVKRDLRYMIVAGVKHNIPVVIGTAGGSGAAPHLEWCRQIILEIAQEEKLSFSMALIPSDVDKATVHQALDDGKITALDFVPELTHEAIEESTYIVAQMGIEPFQRALAAGAQVVLGGRAYDPACFAALPIMQGFDEGLALHCGKILECAAIAATPGSGSDCAMGIIDDNGFTLKTFNPKRKFTETSAAAHTLYEKSDPYFLPGPGGVLNLKGCSFKAVNEGEVYVSGSRHEETPYALKLEGARRVGFRCLTIAGTRDPIMIAGIDNILEEVQVSVKRNLSLNDDSIRMTFHLYGKNGVMGNHEPMQSAGHELGILLDVVAPTQDIANSVCSLVRSTLLHYGYENRIATAGNLAFPFSPSDIQSGPVYEFSIYHLIEASDALRFDFHLEQVTPEGVQL
- a CDS encoding methylaspartate ammonia-lyase codes for the protein MKIKQALFTAGYSSFYFDDQQAIKNGAGHDGFIYTGNPVTPGFTSVRQAGECVSVQLILENGAVAVGDCAAVQYSGAGGRDPLFLAEHFIPFLNDHIKPLLEGRDVDRFLTNARFFDELRIDGHLLHTAVRYGLSQALLDAAALATGRLKTEVVCDEWQLPCVPEAIPLFGQSGDDRYIAVDKMILKGVDVLPHALINNVEEKLGLKGEKLREYVRWLSDRILSLRTSPRYRPTLHIDVYGTIGLIFDMDPVRCAAYIASLEKEAQGLPLYIEGPVDAGNKPDQIRLLTAITHELMRLGSGVKIVADEWCNTYQDIVDFTDAGSCHMVQIKTPDLGGIHNIVDAVLYCNKHGMEAYQGGTCNETEISARTCVHVALAARPMRMLIKPGMGFDEGLNIVFNEMNRTIALLQTKD
- a CDS encoding methylaspartate mutase subunit E — encoded protein: MELRNKKLTHDEFMTERQQVLQTWQTGKDVENFEDGVKYQQTIPEQKRFSHALLKADQEGKTLSQPRAGVALMDEHIALLKTLQEDCDLLPSTIDAYTRLNRYEEAAVGIQKSIEAGTSKLNGLPVVNHGVAACRRMTEALEKPIQVRHGTPDARLLAEIAMASGFTSYEGGGISYNIPYAKRVTLEKSIRDWQYCDRLMGLYEENGIRINREPFGPLTGTLIPPFVSHSVAIIEGLLALEQGVKSITVGYGQVGSLTQDIAAIQALRELSHEYFHNHGFDDYELSTVFHQWMGGFPEDESKAFAIISWGAAVAGMSGATKVITKSPHEAFGIPTAAANAQGLKASRQMLNMVSDQKFPPCAAVEQEVELIKSEVRAVLKKVFELGNGDVARGTVLAFEAGVLDVPFAPASCNAGKILPVRDNAGAIRVLEAGAVPLPKDILALHHDYVAERARFEGRKPSFQMVVDDINAVSHSKLIGRP
- the glmL gene encoding methylaspartate mutase accessory protein GlmL, producing MQIVSVDIGSTWTKAALFTPEGDALTLVNHVLTPTTTHHLAEGFFTSLNQVLNVADARPLLNSGDVTLKYSSSAKGGLAVAAMGLVPSITLESAKVTAHSAGAKIAQYYSYKLNRHDIQALEDSPPDILLFTGGTDGGEESYGLANARALAASTLDCAIIYAGNRDIQDDVQAILGHKDLIVVDNVLPDLDHPNPYAARKAICDVFLSRIVKGKGLDVIVGETGEEPMPTPWTVYELVKAISDVDSAWKEFMLIDMGGATTDVYSASANMLSPDTVLHGVPEPFVKRTVEGDLGMRVSAVVVGESTQELVNAVFTHQPQRREAFYGYLRHLVAHPDYLPATEEEKHFDTLLAGLCVGYASERHAGTKKQVCTCVGNVDLQMGRDLTTVRKVVGSGGWLSRASQFDIHRWLKYRELDDGSRRVLLPGQFDYYRDAKGLLPLLANVARLDPQAAARTSIQCLTL
- the glmS gene encoding methylaspartate mutase subunit S, encoding MKKSTLVIGVIGADCHAVGNKVLDRVFTSHDFHVINLGVMVSQDEYIDAAIETGADAIVVSSIYGHGDIDCLGLRERCIERGIGDILLFVGGNLVVGKHDFADVEAKFKEMGFNRVFAPSHDLEDVCQLMANDIQQRQRVEELCLEEGF
- the cobA gene encoding uroporphyrinogen-III C-methyltransferase — encoded protein: MSKGKVWLVGAGPGDASLITVKGLHCIRHAEVIVHDRLVNPELLAQAPAGCLIIDVGKTPSHHPVPQEQINALLVKHAGEGRQVVRLKGGDPYVFGRGGEEAEQLAKAGLTFEIVPGISSAIGGLAYAGIPVTHRHYASSFHIVTGHMCQGNDPQNWHALAQINGTLIVLMGMTRLTEICQQLIEGGMSAETPVAVVMYASQSRQQIAKGTLTDIHLEVERQKLHAPALIVIGEVVSLQEILAFTASHIALNQIVV